The following nucleotide sequence is from Pseudanabaena sp. BC1403.
ATTACGCTCTAGTTTCAGTTCAGGGTTTGCCGCGCATAGCTCATAAAACTGCTCTCTAGTTAGTTTCACAATCGGATCGAGATTGACTGTATAGGCGGTCATAGGTTTTACTCCGCAAAGCAACTTTGATCTATTTTAAACAAATATGCTCTGTAAAAAATCAACAGATAGGCGATCATCATATAGAAATAAGTTAATCGAAATCACTATGCAATTTATCGACACCGTTTTCCGATCGCTACCAAACTGGTTTTACCAACTTGAACAATGGGCAGATGCCTTGGTGAATAGCCAACTCAATCAAGCCTCATGGACAAGTGTCGGTGTAGTATTTTTGGCAGGACTTATTACCAGCCTCACCCCTTGCACATTGTCGATGTTGCCACTCACGATTGGTTATATTGGCGGCTACGAATCCAAAAGTACTTGGAAATCTGCTTTGCAATCGGCTTGGTTTTGTCTCGGCTTTGCGATCGCGCTCACAGGTTTTGGACTAGCTGCTGCACTGCTTGGCAAAATTTATGGACAGACTGCTTGGGGTTGGTCAGTGGTGATGGGAATTATTGCGATCGCGATGGGGTTGCAACTATTAGAAGTGATTTCCTTCCGTTTACCCAGTTTTGGTAACTGGGAGGTATCACAAAATTTACCAACAGGACTGCGATCTCTATTAATCGGTTTATCCTTTGGATTTGTGGCTTCACCTTGCAGTACACCTGTATTAGTTACCCTTTTAGCTTGGGTCTCAGGCTCAGGAAATTTACTGGTTGGCACAGAGTTTTTGCTGGCCTACGCGATTGGTTCCGTATTACCTCTTGCGATCGCAGGTACATTTACTGGCATCATCAAACAGTTTTTAGAACTCCGCCGTTGGTCAAGCTGGCTCAATTGGGGAAGTGGCATCATTCTGATTGGCTTTGGCACACTCTCCATTTTGAGCAAGATTGCCTAGCTCTATTTCTCCCATTCCTGCTCAAATCTTTTCCAAAGACTGAGTAATCTTGGATCAACCTCTGTATCAAGTAGAACTGATGTAACTATTGAACGGATTTTCAATAGCTCCCCGAAACTAGCACGGATGAAGATTTTACCAGAGGCAACAGCCTTTTCGAGAGTAGATCTGCCAAACATGATGTTGCGTAAAACAAGCCCAGTGCTTTCAAAATCATTGGGTGCGTCAGTCTCAGCCGTAGAAATCGTGATTTGCAGTTCCTGTTCCCCTTCTGCCTGCACATGTATCCGAGCCTCATCGATGGCGATTGTGGCAGAGTTGCCAGAGGCAATGGCAACGATCGCTAACCATGTGTTACCTTGGCGATCGCGCAAAATCTCGATTAATTCTAAAAGCATGGATGAGAGCAGTTCTGCACGGGATGACGGCAAGTCAGTCATGGTCATGTTTGTAGAAAATTGGTTGAAAAGATGCAAAGATTATAGAATTATTAGATGTCATCTTTTGCGCAAATACAGCAATTTGCATCCAAATTTGACCAATAAAACTTTTGAAGGTGCGGCAAGGTAGTACTTTTACAGCAGTGTTCGATCAAACCCACTACAAGAAGGGTCGCAGGGCGAAGCCCCGCAATGGGTTTTATATTCTTATTTGTGGCGAGTTTGAAAGCAAATTGCTGTAAAAACTTTACTGTGATTTGTTTGATTAGAAACTACTGTGGGTCTATAGTTGCCGTAGATCATTAGATCATTTTCACATTGAAGCCTTGGCACTAAGCTCTGTAAGTATCTCAATGGTAATTTAGGATGAAATCTTTTTTGCATTCCCTGACGATCGCACTAGGTCTGACCTGTATCGCGATCGCTCCTGCATCATCGGAAACAATCGCTAACTCTAAACAGTTTGGAATTGCACCTCCAGCCTGTGAGAGAGAAACCCAACTTTACCTAAACATCTGTGCTTCAAGATGGGCAAAAACTGCTGATTTCTTGCGATCGCTAATTTATGATGAAGTTTATAGTCAGATACCTGAGTCGCGGCAATCCCAACTCAAAGCGGTCGAAAAAACTTGGAATTCCTATCGAGATGCCCATTGTCAGGAGCTAAGCGCACCATTTCAGAAAGGCTCAATTTATCCTCTCTTATATTTAAGTTGCCGAGCAAGAGTAACCAATGATCGTATTGCCGATTTGCAAGGAACAAACTTTTCTCAAATTACTTCCGATGTGACCACTCAACGCCTAGCTAAGATCCTGAATCATGAAAAGATGAAAAATTCCGTTGGACAACGTCAATGGTTGCAATATCAAGCACAGCAATGCCAGTTTGAGTCATTAGGTTTCATCGAGACTTCGCGATCGGCAAAACAATGTCGCGACAGGCTAGCTGAAGGTCGTTTACTGGAACTAGAAGCGATGCTTGGAACTCGGTAAGATGTCTGTTAAAGGTGGTGCAAAGTACTACCTTTAATGCTTTTCGCATACTAATACGATCACAGTACCAAGAGCATAAGCCAAAATATCTTTCCAATCAAAGGTAGTCCCTAAAATAGTTGCCAAAATCCTATTTTGCCTTAGTCCTAGTCTATCAACGAGATTTAGGTACTGCAATCCTTCGATCGCACAGGCAAATCCAAACACAGATACTGCTGCTACATTTGCACGAACTTTCCAAAATGATTTGACAAAGCAATAAATAAGAATAACTACTAAAACATCACCAATAAAAGGACGAATAAACTGATCGTCGATAAAAACTGCAATAAAAACTTCTATT
It contains:
- a CDS encoding cytochrome c biogenesis CcdA family protein, which translates into the protein MQFIDTVFRSLPNWFYQLEQWADALVNSQLNQASWTSVGVVFLAGLITSLTPCTLSMLPLTIGYIGGYESKSTWKSALQSAWFCLGFAIALTGFGLAAALLGKIYGQTAWGWSVVMGIIAIAMGLQLLEVISFRLPSFGNWEVSQNLPTGLRSLLIGLSFGFVASPCSTPVLVTLLAWVSGSGNLLVGTEFLLAYAIGSVLPLAIAGTFTGIIKQFLELRRWSSWLNWGSGIILIGFGTLSILSKIA
- a CDS encoding DUF2809 domain-containing protein; the protein is MFTNRLTFNQKYFYLTVLLFLIEVFIAVFIDDQFIRPFIGDVLVVILIYCFVKSFWKVRANVAAVSVFGFACAIEGLQYLNLVDRLGLRQNRILATILGTTFDWKDILAYALGTVIVLVCEKH
- a CDS encoding lysozyme inhibitor LprI family protein gives rise to the protein MKSFLHSLTIALGLTCIAIAPASSETIANSKQFGIAPPACERETQLYLNICASRWAKTADFLRSLIYDEVYSQIPESRQSQLKAVEKTWNSYRDAHCQELSAPFQKGSIYPLLYLSCRARVTNDRIADLQGTNFSQITSDVTTQRLAKILNHEKMKNSVGQRQWLQYQAQQCQFESLGFIETSRSAKQCRDRLAEGRLLELEAMLGTR